In the genome of Pseudomonas fluorescens, the window CCGTCAATTCATTTGAGTTTTAACCTTGCGGCCGTACTCCCCAGGCGGTCAACTTAATGCGTTAGCTGCGCCACTAAGAGCTCAAGGCTCCCAACGGCTAGTTGACATCGTTTACGGCGTGGACTACCAGGGTATCTAATCCTGTTTGCTCCCCACGCTTTCGCACCTCAGTGTCAGTATCAGTCCAGGTGGTCGCCTTCGCCACTGGTGTTCCTTCCTATATCTACGCATTTCACCGCTACACAGGAAATTCCACCACCCTCTACCATACTCTAGCTTGTCAGTTTTGAATGCAGTTCCCAGGTTGAGCCCGGGGCTTTCACATCCAACTTAACAAACCACCTACGCGCGCTTTACGCCCAGTAATTCCGATTAACGCTTGCACCCTCTGTATTACCGCGGCTGCTGGCACAGAGTTAGCCGGTGCTTATTCTGTCGGTAACGTCAAAACACTAACGTATTAGGTTAATGCCCTTCCTCCCAACTTAAAGTGCTTTACAATCCGAAGACCTTCTTCACACACGCGGCATGGCTGGATCAGGCTTTCGCCCATTGTCCAATATTCCCCACTGCTGCCTCCCGTAGGAGTCTGGACCGTGTCTCAGTTCCAGTGTGACTGATCATCCTCTCAGACCAGTTACGGATCGTCGCCTTGGTGAGCCATTACCTCACCAACTAGCTAATCCGACCTAGGCTCATCTGATAGCGCAAGGCCCGAAGGTCCCCTGCTTTCTCCCGTAGGACGTATGCGGTATTAGCGTTCCTTTCGAAACGTTGTCCCCCACTACCAGGCAGATTCCTAGGCATTACTCACCCGTCCGCCGCTGAATTCAGGAGCAAGCTCCTGTCATCCGCTCGACTTGCATGTGTTAGGCCTGCCGCCAGCGTTCAATCTGAGCCATGATCAAACTCTTCAGTTCAAACATCTTTGGGTTTTGAGAAAACCCTAAACTTGGCTCAGCAATCGTTGGTTACATCTTTGATTTCTCGCGGAGTAACTTGTGATGCTGATAATCTGTTGACTAGCAGTCTGACTCCACAAGCACCCACACGAATTGCTTGATTCAGTTGTTAAAGAGCGGTTGGTTAAGATCTTTCGCCTCAACCGAGGCGCGCATTCTACAGCAGCCTCATTTGCTGTCAAGTGATTATTTTCAGAAGTTTTCAAAGTTTCGCTTGGAAATCTTTAACAACTTCAACCACTTGCGCTTCAGATCTCTCATCAGCGGGAGGCGAATTCTACAGCGTTACACACTGCTGTCAACACCTCTTTTTCAACTCCCTTTCGGCTTCGATGAACTGAAGCAACCTGCTGCCGAAAACTGCGTAACTCGTTGTTTACCAAGGAGTTTTCCGTTTCGACTGCGCCGGAAGTGGGGTGAATTATAGACACCTGGAATCTGCCGTCAACCACTATTTACGCTTTTTTGGCGGAAGAGCCCTTTTTAGCCATTAAACGCGGGATTCGACGAGCCAAAGGCGGTAGCCGCAGCACTAACAGCAATGCACCTATGGATGCATAGATCGCCCACTCCTTCAGGTCGGCGCGCACAATCCAGAGCATATGCAGTAATCCAAGCCCGAGAATGACATACGCCAGGCGATGCAACTTCCTCCAGCGGGAACCCAGTCGTCGCTGACTGTATCGATTGGAAGTCACCGCCAATGCCAGCAAACCAAGAAAACCCAACACCCCGACAATAATGTAAGGCCGCTTGCGCAACTCGAC includes:
- the msrQ gene encoding protein-methionine-sulfoxide reductase heme-binding subunit MsrQ, with protein sequence MRYPFWRIGVFVVVLVWPLLWLYQAWEDVLGPDPGKVLVDRLGLGTLVLLLVILSLTPLQRLTGWAGWNAVRRQLGLWCFAYVLLHLSSYCAFILGFDWSQLGVELRKRPYIIVGVLGFLGLLALAVTSNRYSQRRLGSRWRKLHRLAYVILGLGLLHMLWIVRADLKEWAIYASIGALLLVLRLPPLARRIPRLMAKKGSSAKKA